The following is a genomic window from Hymenobacter chitinivorans DSM 11115.
GGAAAACAGGATTCGACCCGCAATTTCCTGGCTATTGAGCTGGACTTCGTCGCGCAGATACTTGTCGTAGCGGGAGTTGGCCGAAATCAGGGTCCGTTCGAACTGCGCCAGAGCCTTGAGCACATTTTCCTCGGTAATGGTGCGCGAGCCGAAAGCACTGCGAAACAGCGGCGGATAAAGCTCGGTCTGCTGCAGCTTGCTGACGCCCTCAGTCAGGCTTTGGTGCAGCTCCACGGGGTTTTCGATGGGTTTCAGAGCCTGAGTTTCCAGGCTAACCGCCGCGCCGTCCCAGTTTAAAGCTGGCTCCCACAAAATATTGGCCAACGACATCGTGCCGCGCGGGTTGGCCACGCCGTCGACGCCCAGGGCTAGGGCCCGGCCATCGGTAAAGGCCTTGCTCTGCTGGTGGCAGCTGCCGCACGACATGGTATTGTTACGCGAGAGGCGGGGCTCGTAAAATAGCATCCGGCCCAGGGCCACACCCTCTTCCGTGAGCGGGTTCGTAGCGGGAATCCTAACGTCCTGGGGAAACCCTTTGGGCAAAACCAACTGGTAGGGCGTCGTCACGACGGGACCTTCCCCCCCGGCTTCTTCCTCAGGCTTACAAGCCGTTATCAGAACCAGTAAAACGCTCGTAGCCAGGAGCCAGGAGCGGAGGCGAGTAGCAGTTAACAACCTGAGCAGGCTAACGGTGAGGAAAAGGTCAAGATATTGATTTCTAGCGTAACACCGGTGCTTCGGCGAATGGTTTCGGGCAGGACAGTAGCTTTTGAATATCCCGCCAGATTCGGGACGGGGCGGCTTTGCGTACCTTCGCCTTTACTCCTCACCTCGCCGTTTGCCGCATGCCCTTTCGGATAGTGTCCCGCCTATGGGCTGAGTACCGGGCTCTGTTGTCGTTTACGGGGCGTTGGCTGCTGATTAGCGCCGCCGTCGGAGCTTTGGCCGGCACCGCCTCGGCCGGGTTTCTGGTGGCGCTGGACTGGGTAACAGCCTGGCGTGAAGCCCATTCCTGGATTCTGGCCGCCCTGCCGGTGGGCGGTTTGCTGGTGGGCCTGCTCTACCACTACTGGGGCCAGCCGGTGGAAGCCGGCAACAACCTGCTGCTCGACGAGATTCACGCGCCCCGGGCCGTGCTGCCGCTGCGCATGGCCCCGTTGGTGCTGCTGGGTACGCTGCTGACGCACTTGTTCGGGGGCTCAGCCGGGCGCGAGGGCACGGCCGTGCAGATGGGTGGGGCCCTGGCCGACCAGCTCACCGGCTGGCTTCGGCTGCGCCCCCACGACCGGACGCTGCTGCTCATTGCCGGTATCAGCGCCGGCTTTGCCTCGGTGTTTGGGACGCCCCTGGCCGGGGCCGTCTTTGGGCTGGAAGTGTTTCTGCTGGGCCGCCTGCGTTACGACGCCATCCTGCCCAGCTTTCTGGCCGCCGCCTGCGCCGACTGGGTTACGCGGGCCTGGGGCGTGGGCCACACAGCTTATCCGTTGCTGGCGGCCCCCGCGCAGTTTTCGTTGCTGGGTTTGGGCAGCGCCGTGGTGGCCGGAGTGGTTTTTGGCCTTACAGCCCGGGTCTTTGCCGCTACCACGCACCTGATAAGAGGGTTTTTCAAGCGGTGGCTGAGTTTTGCACCGTTGCGGCCCATGCTGGGCGGAGCCGTGCTGACATTGCTGGTATGGGCCCTGGGCACAACGGACTACATCGGGCTGGGCATACAGGTTATTGTGCGAGCTTTTGCCGAACCGCTGCCGAGCTACGCCTTTGCCCTGAAGCTGCTGCTGACCGCCCTGACGCTGGGTGCTGGCTTTAAGGGCGGGGAAGTCACGCCGCTGTTCTTCATCGGGGCAGCCCTGGGCAACGCGCTGGCGCCGGTGCTGCCCTTGCCCATGCCCTTGCTGGCGGGCATGGGCTTCGTGGCCGTATTTGCCGGAGCGGCCAACACGCCCCTGGCCTGCCTGCTGATGGGGCTGGAGCTGTTTGGGCAGCAGGGCGGGCTGTACATCGGGGTGGCTTGCGTGGTGAGCTACCTGTTTTCCGGGCACCGCGGCATTTACGGGGCCCAGATGGTGGGGCAGAGCAAGCACGGCCTGTGGGCACGGCAGCAGGGCCGGCGCCTGCGCGACCTACACTAAGCGCCCGGCGGACGACCTTTGAGCAGGTACTTGGTTTGCTTGAAGCTGTAGCCCAGGGCAATTACCATCCGGCCGGCGCTGGCGGGGTGGTCGGTGTTGGCAGTATAGAGGGGAAACTGCGCGCTGGTGTTCAGCGAAAAGTTCTTGTAGTAAATATCCAGGCCCGGGCCCAGCAGGGCGTCGTTCATTTCGTGCTCGTGGGTGAGCTGCCCGTCCAGCATTTCGCCCTTGGTTTTTTCGTAGTAGAGTTGAACCGAAGGATAAATTTGCCACTTCGAGCCCAGGGCCACGCGGTAAAACAGGTTGGCAAAGCTGGCTGTGCTGGGCGCCAGGCTGTTGTCGAACTGGTTGCGGGTGGAGCGGCGGTAGCTCGAGTTCAGGCTCAGGCCCACGTTATGCAAGCTGCCGATGTAGTTCAGGTACACGAAGCCGTCGGTGGTGCCGGTGCCGGGCTGGTTGAGCATGGGGTAGCGCTGCCCACTAGGGCTGGTCCGCCGGTAGTCGCCGGTCGGTAGCTTGAGGCCGCCCCCCAGGATGAGCCGGCTCTGCACGCCCATCGTTTCGATGGCCCGAATCAGGTGGTAGCCGGCAAACACGGTGATGTCGCCCAGGCCGGCCGTGTTGAGCTGGCGGCCGTTGCTCTGGGAGGTGTTCATGACGTAGGGTACAAAGGCGTTCAGCTCCAGTCGTTTGGCTAGAAAATACTTACCCCGCAGCTCCACCACGCGGTACGCTTCGTAGTCAGTGGCGTCGCCCTGGTGGTTGTGCCCGTAGCCCGTATCCTGGTTGGGGTGGCTGGGCGCAAAAGGCTGCACGCCCGCCGGAAAAAACTGGTGCGGCTGCCCGAATTCCTGGTAGCCGTTGAAGATTCGGTAGCGGTGCATCAGCGAAATGCCGCTTTGGTTATCGTAGGGCGTGATGCCCATAAAGCAGCCGCAGATGTCGCAGGCGCGGGCAACTGGGCTCAGCAGACCCAGCAGGGCCAGCGTCAGATATAACTGTTTCATGAATAGCTGAAAGGAAGGTGGTAGGCCGGATTAACCAGAATCCGGCCACGCATTACGGTTTTTCCGACAGGCGTTTGTCGGTCAGAAATTGCTCGTCGGTCAGCGTCTGCAGAAACGCCAGCAAGTCGTCTTTATCCTGTGAGCCTAGGGCTATACCCCGGCTGCCGGCCGCGTTGAGCAGTGGGTCGAGGGTGGGGGAGGGCTGCACACCGCTGGCGTAGTGGTTGAGCACTTCTTCCAGGGTTTGAAAGCGGCCGTCGTGCATGTAGGGCGCCGTGCGGGCTACGTTGCGCAGCGAGGGCACCTTAAACGTGCCCCGGTCGGTGGCCAGCTGGGTAATGTGCGCCCGGCCCGAGTCGGCGGCAAACGTGCGGTCCAGGCCGTTGTTGCGGTAGGAATTGTCGGTAAACAAGTCCGTGCCGTGGCAGGGCGTACATTTCTGGGTCAGCACTGCCAAGCCCCGCAGTTCGGCCGAATTCAAGGTGCCGCCGCTTTCGTGGCGCACGTAGTGGTCGTAGCGGGAGTTGGCTGAAGTCAGAGCCGCCGTAAACTGCGCCAGCGCTTTGAGCAGCTGGTAGGAGTCAATGGGCGTGGTGCCAAATACCCCGGCAAACCGCTCCGCGTACGAAGCATCCGCATTGAGCTTGCGGACCACGTTTGCCATCGTCTCATCCATTTCTACCGCGTTAGTGAGCGGCGCAACGGGCATGGTTTCGATGTGCACCGAGCCCCCGTCCCAGAGGAAATTACGCTGCCAGCGCAGATTCTGCAGGGCCGGAGCGTTGCGCGTGCCCAGCCGCCCATCGATGCCGTGGCTGAGGGTGTGGCCGGCGTGGGAAAAGGCCGCGAACTGCTGGTGGCAGCTGCCGCACGAAATGGTCCCGTCCCGGGAAAGGCGCGGGTCGTAGAATAACGCGCGGCCTAGTTCAAACCCCGCTTTAGTGGGTGGGTTTTGGTCCAAGCCGTAGACGGGCGCCGGAAAATTGCTCGGCAAGATGCTGCCGGGCACCGTTTCGGGCGCTATTTCTGCCTCGGGCTGGCAGCTGGCCACAAGCAGTGCCACTAGCCCCAGGGCCAGCAGCACCGTGGGTGTGCGTTGCATGGGCCGGCCTTAGTTGGCGTGGATATGGTCGATGCGGAACATGCCGGCCGCGTAATTGTCGGCCAGCTGCACGGCCGCCGCGCCCGGCATGTGGGGCGCGCTGAAGGTGGCAAACCGCACTTCCGTAGGCCCGGTCAGGATCTTTAGCACGTCGACTTTAAGGTGCATTTCGGGCGCGTGGTCGGTCCGGATCAGCAGCTTGGTGCCGCTCGGGAAGGCCGGCGACACGGTCCGGATGGCGTTGTTGGGGCCCTCGAAGCCGCCAATGTGGTAGGTAAAAGCCCCCGCACTGGCCTCGGGCGACTTGCCCTCTAGCTTCAGGAAAATATAGCCCGTGTTCCAGCTCCAGAACATGTCGCTCGGCGACAAAGCGCCCTGCTGGGCCCCGGCCGTATTGCGGGCCGCATCAACCCCGATGGTAAAAGTAATACCAGTGTAGTCGCCCACGGGTACTTGGTCCAGGGTCAGCACTTTCGAGTCGGGGCGGGCGGCATCGACCAGGTAGTAGCTTTCGGGCTGCACGTATTCGCTGCCGTCCTCTTTGCGCAGACGAATATTAGAAATGTAGTAGCGCAGCGTGCTCACCGAGAAATGGTCACCGCTCGGGGTGGAGTAGTTGGGCGTGGCTGCGTTTAGTACAAGGCTGCTGGCACCCACCACGTGGTCCATTTCAAGGTCAAGCTTGCCCACTTGGGGCTTGGCATCCGCATCTTTTTTGCAGCTACTGAAGGAAACGGACAGGGCGGCCAGAGCCAGGAAAAGCTGGTAAAATTTCATCTTCGAAAAACAGGAGTAAAACCAAATGAACGGCAGCACGAGGCGCTACTCGGTTAAGAGTAGGGCCAGCGTTGCCTGGCTACTGGGGAAGTAGCCAAACCGGTTGGAATTAAGCCTGGGAAGACGGGGGATGAAAAATGCTGTGCGCCGGCGAGAAGCAGTACGACACAGCCGCCAGCCGGCCGAAGCGGGTTGGGGCGGCCGGCCAGATAGCCGGCCCCACTACCAGGGCCCGCAGGGGTAACACGGCGTCGTATTTCACCTTAGCAA
Proteins encoded in this region:
- a CDS encoding cytochrome-c peroxidase — translated: MLTATRLRSWLLATSVLLVLITACKPEEEAGGEGPVVTTPYQLVLPKGFPQDVRIPATNPLTEEGVALGRMLFYEPRLSRNNTMSCGSCHQQSKAFTDGRALALGVDGVANPRGTMSLANILWEPALNWDGAAVSLETQALKPIENPVELHQSLTEGVSKLQQTELYPPLFRSAFGSRTITEENVLKALAQFERTLISANSRYDKYLRDEVQLNSQEIAGRILFSNHPDPTIPVAGADCMHCHNEGNRLFSSTDYARGATANFFNNGLDSNPSDLGRFSVTGLTSDRGKMRAPTLRNIALTAPYMHDGRFQTLEEVLDHYSDHVAKDSPNLDLNLQTATNKRNGAQLSLSDTQKKQVIAFLRTLTDSTFIQDKRFSDPFKP
- a CDS encoding chloride channel protein, with protein sequence MPFRIVSRLWAEYRALLSFTGRWLLISAAVGALAGTASAGFLVALDWVTAWREAHSWILAALPVGGLLVGLLYHYWGQPVEAGNNLLLDEIHAPRAVLPLRMAPLVLLGTLLTHLFGGSAGREGTAVQMGGALADQLTGWLRLRPHDRTLLLIAGISAGFASVFGTPLAGAVFGLEVFLLGRLRYDAILPSFLAAACADWVTRAWGVGHTAYPLLAAPAQFSLLGLGSAVVAGVVFGLTARVFAATTHLIRGFFKRWLSFAPLRPMLGGAVLTLLVWALGTTDYIGLGIQVIVRAFAEPLPSYAFALKLLLTALTLGAGFKGGEVTPLFFIGAALGNALAPVLPLPMPLLAGMGFVAVFAGAANTPLACLLMGLELFGQQGGLYIGVACVVSYLFSGHRGIYGAQMVGQSKHGLWARQQGRRLRDLH
- a CDS encoding cytochrome-c peroxidase yields the protein MQRTPTVLLALGLVALLVASCQPEAEIAPETVPGSILPSNFPAPVYGLDQNPPTKAGFELGRALFYDPRLSRDGTISCGSCHQQFAAFSHAGHTLSHGIDGRLGTRNAPALQNLRWQRNFLWDGGSVHIETMPVAPLTNAVEMDETMANVVRKLNADASYAERFAGVFGTTPIDSYQLLKALAQFTAALTSANSRYDHYVRHESGGTLNSAELRGLAVLTQKCTPCHGTDLFTDNSYRNNGLDRTFAADSGRAHITQLATDRGTFKVPSLRNVARTAPYMHDGRFQTLEEVLNHYASGVQPSPTLDPLLNAAGSRGIALGSQDKDDLLAFLQTLTDEQFLTDKRLSEKP
- a CDS encoding MbnP family protein, with product MKFYQLFLALAALSVSFSSCKKDADAKPQVGKLDLEMDHVVGASSLVLNAATPNYSTPSGDHFSVSTLRYYISNIRLRKEDGSEYVQPESYYLVDAARPDSKVLTLDQVPVGDYTGITFTIGVDAARNTAGAQQGALSPSDMFWSWNTGYIFLKLEGKSPEASAGAFTYHIGGFEGPNNAIRTVSPAFPSGTKLLIRTDHAPEMHLKVDVLKILTGPTEVRFATFSAPHMPGAAAVQLADNYAAGMFRIDHIHAN